A DNA window from uncultured Methanoregula sp. contains the following coding sequences:
- a CDS encoding class I SAM-dependent methyltransferase, with amino-acid sequence MFESNNYIKNNPIYSNTKEYSTPKESFKCIVDLIQKRYAKTPLSILDVGCATGAFLYYAKKNLTIKSSIGIDVSDEHLMQASANMPDTEFIVENILSPKKIKGRKVDVVTCLGTLSIFDEIDMVMKNLLELVNEGGSLYVHDLVNKYPVDVLMRYRRADDEKNRNWMSGFNVRSMKTYESIIKGIDEKSTISFFPFSMPFQIPISSDPMRAWTIKTEDDPHQIIVGTMQLLNFMIIEVKK; translated from the coding sequence GTGTTTGAATCAAATAATTATATAAAAAATAATCCCATCTACTCAAATACCAAAGAATACTCAACACCTAAAGAGTCTTTCAAATGTATAGTTGATTTAATTCAAAAACGATATGCCAAAACACCCCTGTCAATTCTTGATGTTGGTTGTGCAACCGGAGCCTTTCTCTACTATGCAAAAAAAAATCTAACTATCAAATCCAGCATAGGGATCGATGTATCCGATGAACATTTGATGCAGGCCTCGGCTAATATGCCGGATACAGAATTTATTGTAGAAAATATACTTTCTCCTAAGAAAATCAAAGGAAGAAAGGTTGATGTTGTTACATGCCTTGGAACTCTATCCATTTTTGATGAGATCGACATGGTGATGAAAAACCTCTTAGAATTGGTCAATGAAGGGGGTTCTCTTTATGTTCACGATTTGGTTAACAAATATCCCGTTGATGTCCTAATGCGATATCGCAGAGCAGATGATGAAAAAAACAGAAACTGGATGTCTGGCTTTAATGTCAGAAGTATGAAAACTTATGAATCGATTATAAAGGGAATTGATGAAAAGAGCACTATCTCTTTCTTCCCCTTTTCAATGCCATTCCAGATTCCCATATCCTCCGATCCGATGAGAGCCTGGACAATAAAAACGGAAGATGATCCCCATCAAATTATTGTCGGTACGATGCAATTATTAAATTTTATGATAATTGAAGTAAAAAAATGA
- a CDS encoding class I SAM-dependent methyltransferase: MDKNNFFLCQYCGNPVTNRVFQYFSPPEKEIQFKFIEKGKYSREIYRCSLCGHFYSKHSMDSNELYKGGYVDANYEDAEGIRKTYNRIMALDSGKSDNVGRVQCVLAFSDFYYKGLVPPVSPRYVLDVGSGLCVFLSRMKSFGWNCTALDPDLRAKKHAETIVGVPAVCCDFFDFKDNRKFDLITFNRVLEHVIDPVAMLKKAKDFLQADGLIYIEVPDGETAVSFGFDREEFTIDHPNIFSYLSLVFAIKKAGLKPLFIQRIQEPSTKFTLRAFCTVDV; this comes from the coding sequence ATGGACAAAAATAATTTTTTCTTATGTCAGTATTGCGGGAATCCCGTTACAAACCGAGTTTTTCAATATTTTTCCCCTCCTGAAAAAGAGATTCAATTTAAATTTATCGAAAAAGGAAAATATTCCCGGGAAATTTATCGATGTTCCCTTTGTGGCCATTTCTACTCAAAACACTCGATGGATTCAAATGAATTATATAAGGGAGGATACGTTGACGCAAATTACGAAGATGCAGAAGGTATCAGAAAAACATACAATCGAATAATGGCCCTTGATTCAGGAAAATCTGATAATGTGGGAAGAGTACAATGTGTTCTGGCTTTTTCAGATTTTTATTATAAAGGCCTTGTTCCTCCAGTCTCTCCGCGATATGTGCTAGATGTGGGGAGTGGTTTATGCGTTTTTTTAAGCAGAATGAAATCTTTCGGATGGAATTGTACAGCTCTCGATCCGGATCTACGCGCAAAAAAACATGCGGAAACAATTGTTGGAGTACCTGCGGTATGTTGTGATTTCTTTGATTTTAAGGATAACAGAAAATTTGATCTTATTACTTTCAACCGGGTTTTGGAACATGTAATAGATCCTGTTGCTATGCTAAAAAAGGCAAAGGATTTCCTGCAAGCGGATGGTCTGATCTATATTGAGGTTCCTGATGGTGAAACAGCCGTAAGTTTCGGTTTTGATCGCGAGGAATTTACAATTGATCATCCGAATATATTCAGTTATCTCTCGCTTGTATTTGCAATAAAAAAAGCCGGATTAAAACCTCTCTTCATTCAAAGAATTCAGGAACCCAGTACAAAATTTACCCTCAGAGCGTTTTGCACGGTTGATGTATAA
- the asnB gene encoding asparagine synthase (glutamine-hydrolyzing), with translation MCGIAGYFGSGKITSDRIQNCLHLMNHRGPDNAAYKEWINPQGRNVCLLHTRLSIIDLDPRANQPLSVNKKWIILNGELYNFTEIRNDLEDAGYEFSSTSDTEVFLKAIDIYGWEVLDRCEGMWAFAVYDESDGSLTLCRDRFGEKPLYLYKDADGIYFGSEIKFITALLGKKLPVNYDHLFRYLINGYKSLYKENHTFFVGLSELPASSVLSLASDGTETKNVYWKLTSYPDEGMTYDAAVKGVRDLLIRAVDLRLRSDVPLAFCMSGGVDSNSLISIAKQVFHYDVHGFTIVNTDERYEEQEMVEYAVKELKIRHTQIPVDTKDFLKNLRVLIREHDAPIYTITYYAHWLLMESIAQHGYRVSISGTAADELFTGYYDHHLMYLYEIRNNPELLNPALDAWIKYIKPIVRNPFLGNPELFIESPDFRDHIFLEADEFRTYLHNDWFEEFHEKNYSESLLRNRMMNELFCENIPVILHEDDLNAMFFSIENRSPFLDRNLVEFSFTIPSRHLIQNGTIKSILRDAMRGIVPDKVLDNRRKVGFNAPIFSFLDVNDPVVREELLKDSPIFRYVRKEKIIDLMNKPDLPNSESKFLFYFINCKLFLEEFGE, from the coding sequence ATGTGTGGAATAGCAGGTTATTTTGGTTCCGGAAAAATCACGTCCGATCGTATTCAGAATTGTTTACATTTGATGAATCATCGCGGCCCGGATAACGCCGCATATAAAGAATGGATAAATCCTCAAGGTCGCAATGTCTGTCTCCTTCATACCCGCTTGAGTATTATTGATCTAGATCCCCGGGCGAATCAACCCTTGTCTGTGAACAAGAAATGGATCATTCTGAACGGGGAGCTCTATAATTTTACTGAGATCCGTAACGATTTGGAAGATGCCGGATATGAATTTTCTTCAACATCAGATACTGAGGTTTTTCTAAAAGCAATAGATATCTATGGCTGGGAGGTTCTTGACCGTTGTGAAGGGATGTGGGCATTTGCTGTTTATGATGAGTCTGATGGCTCCCTGACTCTTTGCCGGGATCGATTTGGTGAAAAACCGCTGTATCTGTACAAGGATGCCGATGGGATTTATTTTGGGTCTGAGATTAAGTTTATTACAGCATTACTGGGTAAAAAACTACCGGTTAATTATGATCACCTTTTCCGATACCTTATCAACGGATATAAGTCCCTTTACAAAGAAAACCACACTTTTTTTGTTGGATTATCAGAGCTCCCTGCGTCATCGGTGTTGTCTCTGGCATCTGACGGAACAGAAACTAAAAATGTGTATTGGAAATTAACTTCATATCCCGATGAGGGTATGACATATGACGCTGCGGTGAAGGGAGTCAGAGATCTTCTCATCCGTGCGGTTGATCTGAGACTTCGTTCAGATGTGCCCTTGGCATTTTGTATGAGTGGGGGTGTCGACTCAAACTCGCTTATCAGTATTGCAAAACAGGTTTTTCATTATGATGTTCATGGATTTACTATAGTAAATACTGATGAACGATATGAAGAACAGGAAATGGTGGAGTATGCTGTTAAAGAACTTAAAATCCGGCATACACAGATTCCCGTTGATACAAAAGACTTTCTAAAAAACCTCCGTGTGCTGATCCGTGAACATGATGCCCCGATCTACACCATCACATATTATGCACATTGGTTGTTGATGGAAAGTATCGCTCAACATGGATACCGAGTATCAATAAGTGGAACCGCTGCGGATGAATTATTTACCGGGTATTATGACCATCATTTAATGTACCTCTATGAAATCCGGAACAATCCCGAATTATTAAACCCTGCTCTTGATGCATGGATTAAATACATTAAACCGATCGTTCGTAACCCGTTCTTAGGAAACCCGGAATTATTTATTGAATCCCCTGATTTCCGTGATCATATATTTCTCGAAGCGGATGAATTCCGAACATATTTGCACAATGACTGGTTTGAGGAGTTTCATGAAAAAAATTATTCCGAATCCTTGCTGAGAAACCGGATGATGAATGAATTATTTTGCGAGAATATCCCAGTAATCCTTCATGAAGATGATCTGAATGCTATGTTTTTCTCCATTGAAAACAGATCTCCCTTTTTGGATCGCAATCTTGTTGAATTTAGTTTTACAATCCCCTCACGTCATCTCATCCAAAACGGAACAATAAAATCCATTTTACGTGATGCAATGAGGGGGATTGTTCCAGACAAAGTACTTGATAACCGGAGAAAAGTAGGGTTTAATGCACCCATTTTCTCATTTCTTGATGTAAATGATCCAGTTGTTCGTGAAGAGCTCTTAAAGGACAGTCCAATTTTCAGATATGTACGGAAAGAGAAGATTATTGATCTGATGAATAAACCGGATTTACCCAATAGTGAAAGTAAATTCTTGTTTTATTTTATCAACTGTAAGTTGTTCCTGGAGGAATTTGGCGAATGA
- a CDS encoding N-acetylneuraminate synthase family protein has product MIIGNINTDEKVLVIAEIGNNHEGNIEVARQLIMEAARCGVDAVKFQTYLTDLFISKRDVDRYKRLTSFQLSFRQFQELSDLAHSVGLLFISTPLDLESAHFLNDIVDAFKIASGDITFVPLLEYCTKTGKPLILSTGASESEELDKAISIIETSGSGESRHQDLGILHCVSCYPVPPFQTNLGTIRYLSNRYPYTIGYSDHTIGIEASVLSVGCGAKIVEKHFTLDKSYSSFRDHQLSSDPKDMKELVERIRIASMIIGKEGKNIQPCEKENIPSLRRSIVAKENIAKGHKITLSDLMWIRPGIGLSPGKENELIGKKLVRDILAGDIITVPDVE; this is encoded by the coding sequence ATGATTATTGGTAATATTAATACGGATGAGAAGGTTCTTGTTATTGCTGAAATTGGTAATAACCATGAAGGGAATATAGAAGTAGCACGTCAGTTAATAATGGAGGCCGCACGTTGTGGTGTTGATGCGGTAAAATTCCAGACCTATCTGACGGATCTTTTTATTAGTAAACGAGATGTTGATCGTTATAAGCGGTTAACGTCGTTTCAATTAAGTTTTCGTCAGTTTCAGGAATTATCAGATCTAGCTCATTCCGTGGGATTATTGTTTATTTCCACCCCTTTGGATTTAGAAAGTGCACATTTCCTGAATGATATCGTGGATGCTTTCAAAATTGCTTCTGGTGATATTACCTTTGTTCCACTTTTGGAATATTGCACCAAGACCGGAAAACCACTAATCCTGTCAACGGGTGCAAGTGAATCAGAAGAACTCGATAAGGCTATATCAATAATAGAAACTTCCGGATCTGGCGAATCACGACATCAAGATCTTGGTATTCTTCATTGCGTCAGCTGTTATCCGGTTCCCCCTTTTCAAACAAACCTCGGAACAATACGATATCTCTCTAACAGATATCCGTATACAATAGGGTATTCCGATCATACTATTGGAATTGAGGCGTCCGTGCTGTCCGTCGGTTGTGGCGCAAAAATCGTTGAAAAGCATTTCACTCTTGATAAATCCTATTCCTCATTCCGTGATCATCAGTTGTCTTCCGATCCTAAAGATATGAAAGAGCTTGTTGAACGCATTCGTATAGCATCAATGATTATTGGAAAAGAAGGGAAGAATATCCAACCGTGCGAGAAAGAAAACATACCCTCGCTTCGACGATCTATTGTTGCTAAAGAAAATATTGCAAAGGGGCATAAAATCACTCTATCGGACCTCATGTGGATCAGACCAGGTATCGGTCTATCACCAGGGAAGGAAAATGAACTCATTGGGAAAAAACTAGTTCGTGATATATTGGCGGGAGATATTATAACTGTACCGGACGTTGAATGA
- a CDS encoding N-acetyl sugar amidotransferase → MKYCNRCILPDTRPNLTLDSDGICNACRSHESRPTIDWVQRKKAFLKIVENAKLKSEGYDCLIPVSGGKDSTWQVVKCLEYGLTPLAVTWKTPARTEIGSQNLKNLISLGVDHIDYQINPTVEGKFLYQSLVKYGSTAIPMHMALFNIPLTIAVRYKIPLVVWGENSAIEYGGNENETTGFRLDKKWVQKFGVTQGTTANDWISKDLTRKNLSAYFGPDDKEIDSAGVSAIFLGYYFPWDPETSLHVAEEHGFRVREEGPKTGYYNYADIDDDFISIHHWLKWYKFGFTRIFDNLSLEIRNGRMTRETAIEIVRKVGDQTPYDDIKKFCEFTHISEEHFFEVSEKFRNSRIWTKTNGKWMIKDFLIPDWRWK, encoded by the coding sequence ATGAAATATTGTAACCGGTGTATCCTTCCTGATACGAGACCAAATCTCACACTTGATTCAGATGGCATCTGCAATGCATGCCGCTCCCATGAATCCCGTCCCACAATCGATTGGGTGCAGAGAAAAAAAGCATTCCTGAAAATTGTGGAGAATGCAAAACTAAAAAGTGAAGGCTATGACTGCCTTATCCCGGTAAGTGGTGGAAAAGATAGTACCTGGCAGGTTGTGAAGTGCCTTGAATATGGACTTACACCTCTTGCTGTAACATGGAAAACCCCCGCAAGGACAGAAATCGGTTCACAAAATCTCAAAAATTTAATATCGCTTGGTGTTGATCATATCGATTACCAGATAAACCCCACTGTTGAAGGGAAATTTCTCTATCAATCCCTTGTTAAATATGGTTCAACAGCGATTCCCATGCACATGGCATTATTTAATATACCCTTAACGATAGCTGTCCGGTATAAAATCCCTCTTGTTGTATGGGGTGAGAATTCCGCTATAGAATATGGTGGAAATGAAAATGAAACAACCGGTTTCCGTCTAGATAAAAAATGGGTTCAAAAATTCGGTGTCACTCAAGGTACAACTGCCAACGATTGGATATCGAAAGATCTTACCAGGAAAAATCTTTCCGCGTACTTCGGCCCTGACGATAAAGAAATCGACAGTGCAGGTGTATCTGCAATATTTCTGGGATATTATTTTCCTTGGGATCCAGAAACCAGTCTGCATGTAGCAGAAGAACACGGTTTTCGAGTTCGTGAGGAGGGCCCAAAAACGGGATATTATAATTACGCAGATATTGATGATGATTTTATTTCAATCCATCATTGGTTGAAGTGGTATAAGTTTGGTTTTACCCGCATTTTTGATAATCTGTCCTTGGAGATTAGAAATGGCAGAATGACACGGGAGACCGCGATTGAAATTGTCCGAAAAGTGGGAGATCAAACACCTTATGACGATATTAAAAAATTCTGCGAATTCACACACATTTCAGAAGAGCACTTTTTTGAGGTAAGTGAAAAATTCCGCAATTCACGTATCTGGACAAAAACAAATGGCAAATGGATGATAAAAGATTTCTTAATTCCTGATTGGAGATGGAAATGA
- a CDS encoding methionyl-tRNA formyltransferase, protein MRIIFAGNKERGISCLKSLISEKHEIVAVIAPKESPECGNSNLFAKTAKNLGLGVIQPDDINKPDIIEKLQSLSPDLIILAGYGQIVKEPFIKIAPLGCINLHGGKLPKYRGSSPMNWALINGVSEFTLTIIKVDCGVDTGDILHERTFPVSGNDTIADLQNLANIQFPEMLIEVVNHLQKGTIFSRKQDDALASYYPLRFPDDGLILWDQLTAQQVHNRIRALTDPYPGAFSFFKKRKVKLLKSSLTTNDYFGEPGRVYRKSETAILVCASDRCLWIETAVFEKDGTSAVDQIQRYDKFVTLGDLIIARSSEENQ, encoded by the coding sequence ATGAGGATAATATTTGCTGGAAATAAGGAACGAGGTATCTCCTGTTTAAAATCTCTAATCTCTGAAAAACATGAAATTGTTGCAGTAATCGCCCCCAAAGAATCCCCAGAATGCGGGAATTCAAATCTTTTTGCGAAAACTGCAAAAAATTTGGGTCTCGGTGTTATTCAACCCGATGATATTAACAAACCGGACATAATTGAAAAATTACAATCCCTTTCACCAGATTTAATTATTCTCGCAGGATACGGTCAGATTGTAAAAGAACCTTTTATTAAAATTGCACCCCTTGGATGCATCAATCTTCACGGTGGAAAGCTTCCGAAATATCGCGGATCCTCTCCAATGAATTGGGCGTTGATAAATGGTGTATCGGAATTCACGCTTACTATAATCAAGGTAGATTGTGGTGTGGATACTGGGGATATTCTTCATGAAAGAACATTTCCGGTTTCCGGAAATGATACCATAGCAGATCTCCAGAATCTTGCTAATATCCAGTTTCCGGAAATGCTTATCGAAGTTGTAAATCATCTCCAAAAAGGCACAATTTTTAGCAGGAAACAGGATGATGCCCTAGCCTCGTATTACCCACTTCGATTTCCTGATGATGGATTGATACTGTGGGATCAATTGACAGCACAACAGGTTCATAACAGAATTCGTGCACTGACAGATCCATATCCTGGCGCGTTTTCTTTTTTTAAAAAAAGAAAAGTAAAACTCCTCAAATCCTCATTGACAACAAATGACTATTTTGGGGAACCCGGTAGGGTATACCGGAAATCCGAAACCGCAATATTAGTATGTGCTTCAGATCGATGCCTCTGGATAGAGACTGCAGTATTTGAAAAGGATGGTACAAGTGCCGTTGATCAAATTCAAAGATATGATAAATTCGTCACTCTCGGGGATTTAATAATCGCTCGCTCTTCGGAGGAAAATCAATGA